AGAAGTATTTGATAGCCCCACGCATCCACTTTTTGATAACCGCCAGTATGAGCTTGCAAGCGATTAAAGACGACGTTGCCCACTTGCAAATCGCCTTGAGGAGTGTACTTGGCAGAAATCCCGTCCGCCTCTAGATAATGGAATGCTAGCTGGGCGCTGAGGGCGTAGGGCGCAGTACAAGGGGATGCGGGGCCTGGTTTCATCGCTAATAAATGGCGACGCAGAACGCCGTCTGGGTCTTTGACAACATCACTAAAGCCTTGGCGTTCTGCCGGGACATTAGGAGGGGGCGAAATCCCAGGATGGTTGGCTTCTTGGTCGCGGACTTTGCAAATTGCGAACAAGTTCTCCTGAGTTTGCATACGAGCGGCTAAATCTGCCTGTTTGGGGTCTACAGGATAATCGCGGTAGATATCTAAACCAATAGTTTGCGCTTTGAGTGTCTTGAGTTTCTCCAAGAGTTGAACCAGGGCAAGATCCGATAAAGACCCTTTTCTCTGCTTCTGCTCTTTTAGCTGAAAATCATTTTCGGTGATAGTGACGATGAGGAGGCGCGGATCTTGCCCTTCATCTGGACGCGATCGCATTAACTGGTCGAAAGCTGTAAGCTCCCATGCTTGCAGCATCCCTAGATGGCGCACCCCCATAATCGCAGATGTTGCCACCACACCCAAAAGAAGCACTGTTTGCAGACGATGCCATTTGGGCAACAAAGAGCGATAGCGCTTTCTCCCATCCTCCTTTTCTGGCCAAGTCATAGGTTCTGCGGCAGGATTGGTGCAGATTACTGGCAACCAAGCCGCGCAGGGATATTGCCCCTCTAGTCTTTCCAGCCTTTCTCGTGCTTCTCGAACCGCAGCATATAAAGGCTGTCCACCCGAAAAAGCTGTTAGAAAATACCTTAAAAATTCTTGAGCTACCACGTCCGGCACTGGTTCTCGCATCACAATCACTTGTGGAATATGCAAATCCTCCAGCTGTTGCGCCAAGCCCAAGCCATCACAAGAGTTGAAAATCGCTAAGCGTAAACCACGTTCAATCGCTTTTTTTAGGGCATTCCTTAATTTGTCCAGCGTAATCGCGTCTGTTTGATTCAGCTGAAGCAGCCCTTTTTCTTTGCTAGAACTATGTCCGGCAAAAAAGAGGATGTCCCAACCTTGTTTCCAAAGCTGGTCATTTAACTTGTCTTGTTGCGGCTCTACTAGAAATTCCGTTGATGCCTTATCTGATAATTGTTCTAGAAAAACCCGGTCTTTTCCGATATCGATTCCTTGGCTATTACCAAGAATTGCTAAAATCCTTACTTTAGAGCCGGGAGTTTGTACGTTAGATTTTTTCGGTCGTTGATACTCCGGGGCGCTCAAGGCAACTTCAGCTTTAGGGTAATCTTCAAAGAATTTCCATAGATGCCAAGGAAGCCGCCGCAGAAGGTTATCGTTAGTTTCAATAATGAAGCGAATTTCTTCGCTTCGGTCCAACTGCGTTCGTAACTGCTGGTTAATGTTGCCAAACGGTTCCGAGTTGAGCCAAGCATTGATGCTGTTTGACAACCGCTGGCACAAATCGCTAAATTCAACTTCAGAAACATTAGTCACATCGGCTTCTTGGATTTTGATACGAGGACACCAATCCAGACGTTGATACAGAGCCTTATAAAGCAACTGCCAATGTCTGTAAAGTTCGGGAATCTCTGGCGCTGCTGGTAAACGTCCTGTGAACTTCATCGGGTTAAGATTGCTTTGTTCCCAAAGCTGGGCTGTAACAGCTCCAAAGCCGTTCCCCAAATCACCCTTGCCCAAGCTCAAAACAACTAACTTATTCATTGGTGTCTGACAAAAGAGCGGTCAGATTACAAAAGCCTCTTTCATACTGACATCACCGAAAGCCACTTGTAGCTTAAAGCTTTCTCCCGCTCCGCCTTGAAATCGTTTCAGTTGAATGTAGTTATCTTGGAAACGAGATTGTACTTCCTGAAGAGTTTCTCCTGATTCAGAGAGCAAACCTAGTCTGAGGTTGGGTGGCAGATAAGTTTCTCCTCCGACTGGATGCACCTGCACTAAAACCCCCACG
The nucleotide sequence above comes from Funiculus sociatus GB2-C1. Encoded proteins:
- a CDS encoding CHASE2 domain-containing protein, with amino-acid sequence MNKLVVLSLGKGDLGNGFGAVTAQLWEQSNLNPMKFTGRLPAAPEIPELYRHWQLLYKALYQRLDWCPRIKIQEADVTNVSEVEFSDLCQRLSNSINAWLNSEPFGNINQQLRTQLDRSEEIRFIIETNDNLLRRLPWHLWKFFEDYPKAEVALSAPEYQRPKKSNVQTPGSKVRILAILGNSQGIDIGKDRVFLEQLSDKASTEFLVEPQQDKLNDQLWKQGWDILFFAGHSSSKEKGLLQLNQTDAITLDKLRNALKKAIERGLRLAIFNSCDGLGLAQQLEDLHIPQVIVMREPVPDVVAQEFLRYFLTAFSGGQPLYAAVREARERLERLEGQYPCAAWLPVICTNPAAEPMTWPEKEDGRKRYRSLLPKWHRLQTVLLLGVVATSAIMGVRHLGMLQAWELTAFDQLMRSRPDEGQDPRLLIVTITENDFQLKEQKQRKGSLSDLALVQLLEKLKTLKAQTIGLDIYRDYPVDPKQADLAARMQTQENLFAICKVRDQEANHPGISPPPNVPAERQGFSDVVKDPDGVLRRHLLAMKPGPASPCTAPYALSAQLAFHYLEADGISAKYTPQGDLQVGNVVFNRLQAHTGGYQKVDAWGYQILLNYRSYHRTPLEVAPTVTLAEVLNDRVKPDRVKGRIVLIGVTAESAHDYIPTPYSGGNQGFYQEMPGVIVQAQMVSQILSAVKDGRPLLRVWPVWGEILWVWSWSFVGGILVWHCQSRLHLGLAAGAALSVLYVVCFGLFTQGIWIPLVPSVLALVVTGGSVVVYATSRTTATVAYTDNFERSPK